A stretch of DNA from Micromonospora sp. WMMD1155:
GGTGCGGTCTCCGGCCCGGTCGTCTCGCTGCGCAGCACCCCCAACAGTCGCCGCATGTCGGTCAGCGCGTCGCGGGCCGAGGCGGCGATGGCGACGAACTCGGCAGCCGTCGGGGCCGGCACGTCCGTCAGCCGGTACGGGGCCGTCTCCGCCTGCACCGCGATCAACGACATGTGGTGGGCCACCACGTCGTGCAGCTCCCGGGCGATCCTGGTGCGTTCCTCCAGCACCGCCCGGCGCTCCTGCTCCCGCTCGTTGCGCTCGGTCTGCGCGGCCAGCTCGTGCCGGGACAGCCGGTTGCGGCGGACCAGGTCACCGACGATCGCCAACGCGCCCAGTAGCAGCAGGACGGGGACCCGGTTGTCCGGGTGCACCATGGTGAGCACCGGGACCGTGCTGATCAGCACCACCCAGGCCAGCACCGGACGGTCGACCCGCGCGACGACCACCGCCAGCACCGCGATCGAGCCGAGCGCCAGCGGCGGGGTCCACGGCCAGTCCTGATCCGCTGGGGCGTCGAACGTGCAGATCAGCAGGGCCAGCACCATCAGCCGCCAGGCCAGCAGCGGACGCCGGGGCAGCGCCAGCAGCGGCGCCACGGTCATCGCCGCGAACAGCACCGCGATCGGCGTCGGCAGGCCCCACTCGGTCTCCACGGTCAGCGTGATCAGGAATAGGCCGAGCGCGGCGAGCAGGCCGACCGGGGCGGCGTACGGGGCCAGCGTGGGCCACCGGGCCGGCAGCGGCCGACCGGGCGGGGCGTCCCGGCCCCACAGGGTCTGCCCGAGGCCATCGAGGGCCAGGGAGATCGGTCGCCGGTTCACCACCCGGAGGCTACGGGTCGACCCCGCCGCAGGGCGTGCCACCAGGGGTTGATCCCGATGTCGTACCCCGGTGTGACGCGCGACTCCCGTTAGCGCTTACCTGCGGGTAACGCCTAGGCTCGCCTGCGACCGAGATCGGCTGAGCAAGGGGGAACAGTGGCCCGTACCGTGCTGGTGACCGGCGGCAACCGGGGGATCGGCCTGGCCGTCGCGCAGGCCTTCGCCAAGCAGGGCGACCGGGTGGCGGTCACCCACCGCAGCGGCGACGCACCCGAGGGGCTGTTCGGCGTACGCGCCGACGTCACCGACGCCGCCTCCGTCGACGCCGCGTTCGACGCCGTCGAGGCCGAGCTGGGCCCGGTCGAGGTGCTGGTCGCCAACGCCGGCATGACCGCCGACACGCTGCTGCTGCGGATGACCGAGGAGCAGTTCACCGGTGTGGTGGACACCAACCTCACCGGCGCCTTCCGGGTCGCCAAGCGCGCCTCCGGCAAGATGCTCCGCGCCAAGTGGGGCCGTATGATCTTCATCTCGTCGGTCGTCGGTCTCGCCGGCGGTGCCGGGCAGGTCAACTACGCCGCCAGCAAGGCCGGTCTGGTCGGCGTGGCCCGCTCGATCACCCGGGAACTGGGCAGCCGCAACATCACCGCGAACGTGGTGGCACCCGGCTTCATCGACACCGACATGACGTCCGGCCTGTCCGAGGACCGCAAGGCGGAGATCCGCAAGTCGATCCCGGCCGGTCGGATGGCCAGCCCGGACGAGGTCGCCGGGGTGGTCACCTGGCTGGCATCCGACAGCGCCGGGTACGTCTCCGGCGCCGTGATCCCGGTCGACGGCGGCCTCGGCATGGGCCACTGACCCCCATCTACGTACGGAGGAACCCCCGGATGTCCGGACTGCTCGCCGGTAAGCGGCTGCTCGTCACCGGTGTCATCACCGACGCCTCGATCGCCTTCTCGGTGGCGAAGCTCGCCCAGGAGAACGGCGCGCAGGTCGTCCTCACCGGCTTCGGTCGGCTCTCCCTGGTCGAGCGGATCGCCAAGCGGCTGCCCGAACCGGCCCCCGTGATCGAGGTGGACGTCACCAACGCCGAGCACCTGGCCAGCCTCGCCGACCGGGTCCGCGAACACGTCGACGGCCTCGACGGTGTCGTGCACTCGATCGGCTTCGCCCCGCAGAGCTGCCTCGGCGGCGGCTTCCTCGACGCGCCCTGGGAGGACGTGGCGACCGCCCTGCACGTCTCCACCTTCTCGTACAAGTCCCTCGCGATGGCGGCGCTGCCGCTGATGTCGCCCGGCGGCGCGGTGGTCGGCCTGACCTTCGACGCGACGAAGGCGTGGCCGGTCTACGACTGGATGGGCGTCGCCAAGGCCGGTCTGGAGTCGGCGTCCCGTTACCTGGCGCTGCACCTGGGCAAGCAGGGCATCCGTAGCAACCTGGTCGCCGCCGGGCCGCTGCGCACCATCGCCGCGAAGTCGATCCCCGGCTTCGACCAGTTCGAGGAAGCCTGGACCGAACGCGCCCCGCTGGGTTGGAGCCTCACCGACCAGGAGCCCGCCGCGAGGGCGTGCCTGGCGCTGCTCTCCGACTGGTTCCCGGCGACCACCGGCGAGATCGTGCACGTCGACGGCGGCTACCACGCCATCGGCGCCTGACGCCGCCCAGCGGCGCTTCCTGGTCACCGCTCGCGTGATCTACGCATCCGGACCAGGGGGCGTCGCCCGGCCGTCCCGGCCGACCGGCAAGAATGACCCCATGTCGTACGACGCGGTGGTGCTGGTGTCCTTCGGCGGGCCGGAACGGCCCGAGGACGTGATGCCGTTCCTGCAGAACGTGACCCGCGGCCGAGGCGTGCCGCCCGAGCGGCTGGCCGAGGTCGCCGAGCACTACCAGCACTTCGGTGGGGTGTCCCCGATCAACCAGCAGAACCGGGACCTGCTGGCCGCCATCCGCGCCGACTTCGCCGCCAACGGCCTCGACCTGCCGGTCTACTGGGGCAACCGCAACTGGGACCCGATGCTCGCCGACACCGTCACCCGGATGCGCGACGACGGGATCACCCGCGCCCTGGCCTTCGTCACCAGCGCCTACGGCGGCTACTCGTCCTGCCGGCAGTACCAGGAGGACATCGCCGCCGCCCGGGCCGCCGTCGGCCCGGACGCCCCGGTGATCGAGAAGCTGCGCCAGTTCTGGGACCACCCCGGCTTCGTCGAGCCACACGTCGACGCGGTCCGGGCGGCCCTGGGTCGGCTCGACCCGGCCAAGCGGGACACCACCCGGCTGGTCTTCACCGCCCACTCCATCCCCACCTCCATGGCGGCCAACGCCGGCCCGCACGGCGGCCGGTACGAGGCGCAGCTCCGCGAGACCGCCCGACTCGTGGCCCAGGCCGCCGCACCGGACCTGGAGTACGACCTGGTCTGGCAGAGCCGCTCCGGGCCACCACAGGTGCCGTGGCTGGAACCGGACGTCAACGACCACCTGGCCACCCTCGCCCAGGGGGGCACCACCGGCGTGGTGGTCAGCCCGATCGGGTTCGTCTCCGACCACCTCGAAGTGGTGTGGGACCTGGACACCGAGGCACTGGAGACGGCCAAGCAACTCGGCCTGGACTTCGTCCGGGCCGCCACCCCCGGCGTCGACCCGCGCTTCGTGAGCATGGTGCGGGAGCTGGTCACCGAACGGACCGATCCGGACGGCACACACCTGCGCCGCCGCCTCGGCGAACTGCCGATGTGGGACACCTGCCCGACCGTCTGCTGTGTACCGACCCGCCGTCCGACACCTGCTGGGGGCACCGATGCATGACCGTAAGCCCGTACAGAGTTGGCTGACCGACATGGACGGTGTGCTGGTGCACGAGGGCCAGCCGGTGCCCGGCGCGCCGGAGTTCATCAACCGGATGCGCGCCTCCGGCAAGCCGTTCCTGGTGCTGACCAACAACTCCATCTACACCCCGCGCGACCTGACCGCCCGGCTCAGCCGGATGGGGCTGGACGTGCCGGAGGAGTCGATCTGGTCGTCCGCGCTCGCCACCGGCCAGTTCCTCGCCGACCAGCGGCCGGGCGGCACCGCGTACGTCATCGGTGAGGCCGGGTTGACCACCGCGCTGCACGCGGTCGGCTACGTGCTCACCGACTTCGCCCCGGACTACGTGGTGCTCGGCGAGACCCGCACCTACAGCTTCGAGGCGATCACCAAGGCGGTCCGCCTGATCAACGACGGCGCCCGGTTCATCTGCACCAACCCCGACGTGACCGGCCCCTCCGTGGAGGGCGCCCTACCCGCCGCCGGCTCGGTCGCCGCCATGATCTCCAAGGCCACCGGGGTGGAGCCGTACTTCGTCGGCAAGCCCAACCCGATGATGATGCGCTCCGCGCTCAACACCATCAACGCGCACTCGGAGAGCACCGCGATGATCGGTGACCGGATGGACACCGACATCCTCTGCGGCCTGGAGGCCGGGCTGGAGACCATCCTGGTGCTGACCGGGATCAGCAGCCGCACCGAGGCGGAGCGCTACCCGTACCGCCCCTCCCGGATCGTCAACTCCGTCGCGGACCTGCTCGACGAGATCTGACCGCACGGCCCTGCTGGCGCTGTCCGCGCTGCCGCGCGCTGTCCGAGCTGGCGTGCGCTGTCCGAGCTGGCGTGCGCTGTCCGAGCTGGCGTGCGCTGTCCGAGCTGCCGTGCGCTGTCCGCGCTGCCGTGCGCTGTCCGCGCTGCCGCGCGCTGTCCGAGCTGGCGTGCGCTGCCGCGATGATCGCGCTCCCCGCGATGATCGCGCTCTATCCAGGATGTAGTGGTCACGAGCTGTGCCGGAGGCCCCTACATCCATGTTCGAGCGCGATCATGGCCGGCGCGCGGGCGTGTCGGACCGGCGGCGGGCGTGTCGGGCCGGCGGCGGGCGCGTCGGACCGGGGGCGTGGCGCAGGCCCTCGTGGTGTGGCGCGGGGGTGATCGGTCAGGGGCGTAGGGGGGCGTTGCAGGCGGCCACCAGCGCCTGCCGGCAGGCCGCGGTGAGCGGACGAAGCGCGGCGTCGCGCTGCTGGGCCTCGTAGTTGTTGATCGCGCCCCCGGGAGCGGCGTGCCCGGCCAGCGCGAGCACCCGGTCGAGCACCGCGGCCCGGGCGAAGAGCCGGCGGGCCCGCGGGTCGAAGCCCGGCGGCAGGTCGGTGGCGCCGTCGGGGCGGCGCAGCGCGGCCAGCGCCCCGGCCAACTCGGGCCGCCACTGAGCCACGTCGAGACGGGTCAACGCGGCGGTCGTCTCGGCGAGCGCGGCGGCCAACTCGGCCTCGGCCTCGGCGGCGCCGGGCAACGAGAGTGATGCGGCGGGGGCGTTGGCGGGCAGCGGGTACACCCGCCACAGCACCGTCTCGAAACAGTCCCCCGAGCCGGAGGTGTGCGAGCGGACCTCCGGGATCAAGCCGAGTGCACCGGCCACCACCGCCTCGCCCGCGACCAGCGCCGCACCCGCGAAGTCGCCGGGACCAGGCAACCCCCGAGGGTCGCCCGGCGCGGGCAGCACCAGGCGGATCTCGTCCGGGGAGAGCTTGGCCAGGGTGGGCAGCGCGGCACCCAGCGGGACGTCGGTCCAGGTGCCGGGGGCGTCCGCGACGAGGTGCTCCTCGTCACCGGCGATGGCGTCGGCGACTTCGTCGTACGGCACCAACCCGGCGCGCCACGCGCGCACCCAGGCAACGAACCGGCTCGACCGGCGCGGCGCGAGTGTGGCCGCGCCCGTTGCGGGGGTGGACATGCCGAAAGGGTACGTGGTCACCACCGGCTGTGTCTCGACTGCCGCTCTGGCCGCCCGCCCTGCCCCGAACTGCTCCCTTCACCCCATTCCCCGGCCGTGCCCCACCCCCACCCTCGCCCACCCCTCGCCCGCCCCGGTCCCGCCCCCGTCCGCCCCTGTCCACGTCGATCATGCAGTTCTGGTGGGCGATATCCGGCTGTGGCAAGCGTTCGTGGAGCACCACAACTCCGTGATCGACGAGGCCGTGGCTGTGCGGAGGGCATCGGGACGGGTGGCTGCCGGGCGGGGCGGCGTTCGGTGAGGAGGCTGGGGGCGGTGTGTCGGGAGGTGGGGTGGGGGTCGGGACGTTAGCGTGATCGACATGGCGGGGCGATACGGCGAGGACGTGTTGGCGGGGGACTGGCGGCGGCGAAAGGTCACCCCCGAGGTGGACGCCGAACCGGACCTCGTGGTGGAGGACGCCGACTCGGGGTTCTGCGGTGCGGTGGTCGGTTTCGAAGCCGGCGCGGTGGTGTTGGAGGACCGGCACGGCAAACGGCGCAACTTCCCGCTGCTGCCCGCGGCGTTCCTGCTCGACGGTCGCCCGGTGACCCTGCGCCGCCCCGCCCGCGCGCCGGTACCGGCGGCGCGTCGACGCACGGCGTCCGGCTCGGTGGCGGTGGACGACGTCCGGGCCCAGGTCGCCAAGGCGAGCCGGATCTGGGTGGAGGGCATCCACGACGCCGCGCTGGTCGAGCGGATCTGGGGCGATGACCTGCGCATCGAGGGTGTCGTCGTGGAGCCGTTGGACGGCATCGACGACCTCGACGCCGACGTACGCGACTTCGGCCCCGCCCCCACCCGACGGCTCGGCGTGCTCGTCGACCACCTGGTGCCGGGCAGCAAGGAGAGCCGCATCGTGGCCCGGGTGACCTCGCCGTACGTGCTGGTGACCGGCCATCCCTACGTCGACGTGTGGCAGGCGGTCAAACCGGCGGCGCTGGGCATCGCGGCGTGGCCGGTGGTGCCGCCGGGGCGACCGTGGAAAGAGGGAGTCTGCGCGGCCCTCGGGGTCGCCGAGCCCGCCGACATGTGGCGGCACATCCTGTCCCGGGTGAACAGCTTCGCCGACGTGGAAACCCCGCTGATCAACGCCATGGAACGCCTCATCGACTTCGTCACCGAACCAGCCTGACCCGCTGCCCCCGCCCGCCCCGGCCGTCCCGAGCCTCGCCCCCGCCCCGCTGCCCCCGCCCCGCCCGTCCCCCCGGACCCGCCCGCCCCGCCGCGCGCCCCGCCCGCCCCGCCCGTCCCCCCGGACCCGCCCGTCCCCCGGGCCCCGCCCGCCCCGCCCGCCCGTCCCCAAGATCCGCGCAGTTTCCCTGATGTTGCTGTCTCATCGCGTCCGGAGGCAGCAACATCCCTGATGTTGTGCGGATCTTGCGGGCGGGGCGGGGCGGGCGTGGGCGGGCTCAGGGCGGGCGGGTCGGGGGTCGGGTCGGGTCGGGTCGGGGCTCGGCTCGGGTCGGGCTCGGGGCGGGCGTGGGCGCAGGGCGGGCGTGGGCGCAGGGCGCGCGTGGGCGCAGGGGCGGGCCCGACGCGGGTCGAGCGTGGCTCGGATCGCAGGCGGCGCGGGCGCGGCAAGGCGCGGGCTGGGCGGCGTGTTCTCAGGGCTCCTGGTCGGGAGTGCGGGTGTAGACGAAGGTGGCGACGTCCAGCGCGACCGCCCGGCCCTGCTCGTCGCGGTGCACGGTGAGGATCTCGCCGTCCTGCCCACCGGCTCGACCGCGCCAGCGGTCCGGGCCTTCGGCGACGAAGCGGAGGTTCGGTGCGCCGACCGGGCCGGCGCGCAGGGCGCCGTCGGTGTCCGCGTACACCTCGATGGTGGTGCCCATCCACCACCAGCGGCCGGTCAGCTCGGCGAGTTCGGCGGGCGGCGGGGTGGTGGCCGGACGCCAGGGGGCGACCGGCGCGGGTTCGGTGTCCAACACCAGGGTGAGCAGCCGCCGCCCGAGCGCGCCGAGGTGCACGTTCCGCAGGGTGTACGCGTTGACCAGGCCGACCACGGCGGTACGGCTGGGTCGGTGCACGGCCAGCGAGGCGCCGTAGCCGGGCATCGATCCGCCGTGTCCGACGTACACCCGGTTGCCTTCCCGGAACAGCTCCAGGCCGAGGCCGTGCCCGTGGGTCCAGGCCTCGTGGTCGCTGATGACGACGGGGGAGCACATCTCGGTCAGGGTGTCGGCGGCCAGCACCGACGGGTCGGGGTCGGCCAGGAACGCGGCCCACCGGCCCAGGTCCTCGATCGTGGACCAGAGCTGCCCGGCGGGGGCCATCGCGCCGGTGTCGGTGCGCGGTTCCTCGCGCAGAGTGTCGTGCCAGGGGTGGACGACGTAGCCGCGCGCGTACGGTTCGGTCGCGTCGTACGTGGTGCGACCCATGCCCAGCGGCGTGAGGATGCGTTGGTCGAGCAGGTCGATCCAGGGCGTGCCGGTGAGCCGTTCGAGCACCCCGCCGAGCAGCCCGTACGCCAGGTTGGAGTAGTGGTACGTGGCGTGCGGCGGGTAGGCGATCTTGTCGGCGGTGACCCCGGCGAGCAGGGTGGGCAGGTCGACGCCCTCGGTCCGCTCCCACCAGTCACCGTCGGGTTCGCGTTGCAGGCCGCTGGCGTGCCCGAGGAGTTGGCGCAGTGTGAGCGTGCCGAGGCCGGTGCCTGGTAGGTGCTTCTCCAGCGGGTCGTCGACGGTGAGCCGGCCCGCGTCGCGCAGCTGCATGATCAGGGTCGCGGTCATCGTCTTGCTGATCGAGCCCAGCCGGTACTGCAGGTCGACGTCCGGGCGGGGGTGCTCGCCGGCGGTGGCCAGGTGCGTCAGGGTGCCGTCGCGGACGACGCCCACCACCAGCGACGGGGCGTGCCCGTCGCGCTGTGCCTGGGCGACCTGGTCGTCGATCTGTCGGGCGGTCTCGGGCAGCAGGGGCAACGGGGTCTCCTCGGGTCGGGTCGGGCGCCCGGCTCAGGGTCAGAGAGGGCCTCGCCGAGCCTACTGATCTTCGCGGGGAGGCCGCGCGTGCATTTGCGTGTCACGATCGTGGGGTGGACGCGGTGGTGTGGATCGTATTGGGTGTGTTGCTGGCGGTCGCCGAGATCTTCACGACGACGCTATTTCTGATCATGTTCGGGGTCGGTGCGTTCGCCGCCGCCGGGGCCGCCGCTCTGGGCGCGCCGGTGGCGGTGCAGGCGCTGGTCTTCGCCGTGGTGTCGGCGTTGAGCCTGGTGGTGGCCCGGCCGGTCATCCGGCGGCACCAACGTTCCGCGCTGGACAGCGGCGAGCAGCCGTTCGGCGTGGAGGCGATCGAGGGCTCCACGGCGTTGGTGCTGGAACGGGTGGACGCCGAGCACGGTCTCGTCAAGATCGACGGCGAGCTGTGGACCGCCCGGTCGTACGACACGACGCAGGTTCACGACCCCGGTCAACGGGTTCGGGTGATAAAGGTCCGGGGCGCGACCGCCCTGGTCTGGCAGGACGATGTTTCTTCCCCCGGCGAGCTGCCGGAAGCGAGAGGGTGAACGGGATGACAGTCATTGGGGTGCTGATCATCGCGGTGGCGTTGATCGCCGTGATAACGCTGGCGAAGGCGGTGCGGATCGTGCCGCAGCAGCGCCAGGACGTGGTGGAACGGCTCGGTAAGTACAAGCGCACCCTCAGCCCCGGCCTCAACCTGCTGGTGCCGTTCATCGACGCGGTCCGGACCAAGGTCGACATGCGGGAGCAGGTGGTCAGCTTCCCGCCGCAGCCGGTGATCACCTCGGACAACCTGGTGGTGTCGATCGACACGGTCCTCTACTTCAAGGTGGTCGACTCGGTCCGGGCGACCTACGAGATCTCCAGCTTCCTGCAGGCCATCGAGCAGCTCACCGTCACGACGCTGCGTAACGTGATCGGTTCGCTGGACCTGGAGCGGGCGCTGACCAGCCGCGACGAGATCAACCGCCACCTGTCGGGTGTGCTGGACGAGACCACCGGCCGCTGGGGCATCAAGGTGACCCGCGTGGAGATCAAGGCGATCGAGCCGCCGGCCAGCATCCGCGACTCGATGGAGAAGCAGATGCGCGCCGAGCGGGACCGCCGGGCGGCGATCCTGACCGCCGAGGGGCACAAGCAGTCGCAGATCCTCACCGCCGAGGGTGAGAAGCAGTCGGCGGTGCTGCGCGCCGACGGTGACCGGCAGGCCCGCATCCTGCAGGCCGAGGGTCAGGCGAAGGCGATCCGCACGGTCTTCGACGCGATCCATCAGGCGAACCCGAGCCAGAAGGTGCTCGCCTACCAGTACCTGCAGGCCCTCCCGCAGATCGCCCAGGGCAGTGCCAACAAGGTCTGGATCGTCCCGGCCGAGCTGACCAAGGCCCTGGAGGGGATGGGTGGCGCCCTCGGTGGGTTGAGCCAGATGGTGGGGGACCTGCCGGCTCCGGAGGCCGCGGACCACGCGAGCCAGGTGGAGCGCGAGGCCGCGGAGGCCGCCGAGGCCGCAGCCGCGGCGGCCCAGCAGATCCACGACGAGGTACGCGTCGCCGAGGCGCAGGCCACCGGCGGGAACAAGCCGCAGGGGCTGCCCGCGCCGGAACCCGTGTCTCCGCTGAGCCTGGTCGAGGACCCGGCCGACGAGCGCGAGCGCGGCTGATCCCGGTACACAGGCCGGCAATCCGGCGTTAATACGAGAAATGCTCATGGGGCGCTCCGACGCCTGCCACGATCGGTCCTAGGACGGGTGGTGACCAGGCAATCGGGGCGCCCCGGCGCGTCTCGCACCGCTCGTGGACGAGCGAGGTGACGCATGAAGGATCCGGCGAATCGGATGTGGTCCTCGGCCCCGGTGCCCGGCGCGCACGACCCGGTCGCCCCGCTGGGCTCCCGCCGCAGCGGCGGCGGTTTCGGCGTACTGCCCTTCGTCGGCGAGCCGACCCCGGGCGCTCCGGCCACGAACGCCAGTTGGGCCTGGTCGGTGCGGAAGTTCGCGCGGGCCGCCGTGTGGCTGCTGCCCGCGTACGCCATCCTCTACGGCGCGGTGGCGATGGCCAGCGACGGCGGGGTGGGCAACGACCCCTATCCGGCCGACGGCCGGGCCGTGTACCTCATCGGGTGGGTGGCCGCCGTCTGGCTCGGCCTGCTCGCGTTGCTGGCCCTCACCGGGCTGCTCGCCGCGACCCGCAGCCGCCGGGTGGCCGCCGCCGGGCTGCTGGTCAGCATCGCCGGCACCGTGCTGATGCTGCCCTTCGCCGGCCTCGCCGAACAGACGCCGGTCTTCGGCACCACCGCACGGTCGCTGGTCCTGCTCGGCGCGACCTTCTACAGCGTGGGCTGGTTCCTCACCGGCTGGGCGGTCGCCCGCTCGGGCACCTTCAGCCTCGGCGACGGCGCCATGTTGATCATCGCCGCGCCGCTGCTCGGCCTCGGTGGCGCCCTGATCGGTTCACTGCAGACGTTCGGCGCGATCTTCGTGCTGATCGCCGGCATCGGCATCGGCTACCGCTCCGGCCGCCTGATGCCCCGGGAAACCGCCCGAGACGCCGCCACCGCCAGCCTCAGTACCCCCAACCCCTAAGCGCCTGCCACCCCTCCACCCCGGCCCTCGGCCACCCCTCCACCCGGCCCCCTTCCAGCCCCGGTGATCATGAGGTTGACGGGCGATTCCGTGATCAAACTCCCCGCTAACCCCATGATCACCGGAGCGGAGCGGACCGGCGGGGAGCGGAGCGGGGACCGTCGGGGAGCGGCGGGGAGCGGGGGCGGGGAGGGCAGCCAGCGAGCTGGGGATTGGCTGGTGGGGGGCCGTGAAGTTGGTGACAATCGGCCCCTGGGGCTGGTCGGTTGGCGTTTTTTGTGGCAATCCTGGGGAGCATGGCCGCCTCCCGCTCGCCGCTGTCGCGGCTGTTCACCGTGCTGCTCGCCGGTGTGTTGGCCGGGCTCGTCCTGGCAGTCGCCGCGCTCCCGGGCAACCTGCTGCTCGGGTTGAGCGCCCGTGCCGCCCTCGGCTCGTACGCCGCGTTGCCGGCCTCGCTGAAGACCCCGGCCACCCCGCAGCGCTCGTACCTGTACGCCAACGACGGCAAGACGCTGATCACCACGTTCTACGACGTGAACCGCACCGACGTGCCGCTGGCGGACATCGCCCCGGTGATGCGGCAGGCCATCGTCGCGGCCGAGGACCGGCGCTTCTACGACCACGGTGGCGCTGACCTGCGCGGCCTCGCCCGGGCGCTGGTGGCCAACGTCAAGGGCGGCGGCACCGAGCAGGGTGGCTCGACGCTGACCATGCAGTACGTCCGTAACGTGCTCAAGACCGACCCCACCCGCACGGCCGAGGAGCGCGCCGCCGCCACCGATCCCACCATCGGGCGCAAGATCCAGGAGATCAAGTACGCGAGCGCGCTGGACAAGAGCCTCGGCAAGGACGAGATCCTCGACCGGTACCTGAACATCGCCTACTTCGGCTCCGGCGCGTACGGGATCGCGGCGGCCAGCCAGCGCTACTTCGGTAAGCCGCCGGCCCAGCTCACCCTCGCCGAGTCGGCGCTGCTCGCCGGTCTGGTGCAGTCCCCGGACGCGTACAGCCCGATCGACGGCGACAAGAACGAGGCGCTGGCCCGCCGGTCGTACGTGCTGGACTCGATGGTCGCCACCGGTGCGATCACCGCCGCCCAGGCCGCCCAGGCCAAGGCGGAGCCGCTGGCCCTGCACCCGACCGCCCAGCCCAACGGCTGCACCGCCGTCTCCCAGGGCCACGACGACTGGGGATTCTTCTGCGACTACCTGCGTCAGTGGTGGCGGAGCCAGCCGGCGTTCGGTGCCACGGTCGCGGAGCGCGAGCAGGCCCTGCGCTCGGGTGGCTACACCGTGGTCACCACGCTGGACCCGAAGATCCAGGCCACCGCGCAGCAGCAGGCCACCAAGGTCTACGGGTACGACAACAAGCGCGCCCTGCCCATCGCGGCGGTCCAGCCGGGCACCGGGCAGGTGCTGGCGATGGCGGTCAACCGGCACTACAGCCTGGCCGACAACCCGGACGGGCAGGCGAACCACCCGAACACCGTCAACCCGTTGATCTCCGGCGGAGCCAGCGTCGACGGGTACCAGGCGGGTTCGACGTTCAAGCTGTTCACCATGCTCGCCGCGTTGGAGTCGGGCCGTACCCTCTCCACCGGCTTCGACGCGCCCGCCAAGCTGCCCACCCGGTACGCCGCCGAGGGCCCGGGAAGTTGCGACGGCCGCTGGTGCCCGGCGAACGCCAACCCGGACTGGATGGACGGGTACCGGATGATGTGGGACGGCTTCGGCCGCTCGGTGAACACCTACTTCGTCTGGCTGGCCGAGCAGGTCGGCCAGGACAAGGTGGTCGAGATGGCGCAGCGGCTCGGCATCACCTTCCGGGCCGACTCGGACGCCGCCTTCGCCGAGGACAACGCCAAGAACTGGGGTTCGTTCACCCTCGGCGTGGCCGCCACCACCCCGTTGGACCTGGCCAACGCGTACGCCACGGTGGCCGCCGAGGGCACCTACTGCACGCCGGTGCCGGTGGTCTCGGTGACCGGTGCGGACGGCACGAAGGTGCCGGTCGGTCAGCCGTCCTGCAAGCGGGTCCTCGACCCGGACGTGGCCCGTGCCGCGACCGACGCCGCTCGCTGCCCGGTGGGTCAGCAGTCCGCGTTCGGGCAGTGCAACGGTGGCACCGCGACCGGGGTGAACGACATCCTCGACGGCCGGCCGGTGGCGGGTAAGACGGGCAGCTCGGAGCAGAACTCCACCGAGACGTTCGTCGGTTTCACCCCGCAGGTCGCGGTCGCCGGCATCGCCGCGAACCCGGACGACCCGGCCGACTCGGTGGGCTCCGCGGTGCAGACCAAGGTGATCGACGCGGTCGCCCGGGTCATCGCCACCGCCGTCAAGGGGCAGCCGGAGAAGGCGTTCGCAGCGCCCAGCAAGGAGCTGGCCGGCGAGCCGCGCCGCCCGGTGGAACGCCCCGCGGTGCCGGACCGTACGCAGCAGCCCACCCAGGACCCCCGCTCGGCGCTGCAACGCTGGCTCGACCGGCGGGGCTGACGTCCGACGCGACGGCGCCTCCCCA
This window harbors:
- a CDS encoding DUF3097 domain-containing protein — its product is MAGRYGEDVLAGDWRRRKVTPEVDAEPDLVVEDADSGFCGAVVGFEAGAVVLEDRHGKRRNFPLLPAAFLLDGRPVTLRRPARAPVPAARRRTASGSVAVDDVRAQVAKASRIWVEGIHDAALVERIWGDDLRIEGVVVEPLDGIDDLDADVRDFGPAPTRRLGVLVDHLVPGSKESRIVARVTSPYVLVTGHPYVDVWQAVKPAALGIAAWPVVPPGRPWKEGVCAALGVAEPADMWRHILSRVNSFADVETPLINAMERLIDFVTEPA
- the fabG gene encoding 3-oxoacyl-ACP reductase FabG; this translates as MARTVLVTGGNRGIGLAVAQAFAKQGDRVAVTHRSGDAPEGLFGVRADVTDAASVDAAFDAVEAELGPVEVLVANAGMTADTLLLRMTEEQFTGVVDTNLTGAFRVAKRASGKMLRAKWGRMIFISSVVGLAGGAGQVNYAASKAGLVGVARSITRELGSRNITANVVAPGFIDTDMTSGLSEDRKAEIRKSIPAGRMASPDEVAGVVTWLASDSAGYVSGAVIPVDGGLGMGH
- the fabI gene encoding enoyl-ACP reductase FabI — translated: MSGLLAGKRLLVTGVITDASIAFSVAKLAQENGAQVVLTGFGRLSLVERIAKRLPEPAPVIEVDVTNAEHLASLADRVREHVDGLDGVVHSIGFAPQSCLGGGFLDAPWEDVATALHVSTFSYKSLAMAALPLMSPGGAVVGLTFDATKAWPVYDWMGVAKAGLESASRYLALHLGKQGIRSNLVAAGPLRTIAAKSIPGFDQFEEAWTERAPLGWSLTDQEPAARACLALLSDWFPATTGEIVHVDGGYHAIGA
- a CDS encoding HAD-IIA family hydrolase, which produces MHDRKPVQSWLTDMDGVLVHEGQPVPGAPEFINRMRASGKPFLVLTNNSIYTPRDLTARLSRMGLDVPEESIWSSALATGQFLADQRPGGTAYVIGEAGLTTALHAVGYVLTDFAPDYVVLGETRTYSFEAITKAVRLINDGARFICTNPDVTGPSVEGALPAAGSVAAMISKATGVEPYFVGKPNPMMMRSALNTINAHSESTAMIGDRMDTDILCGLEAGLETILVLTGISSRTEAERYPYRPSRIVNSVADLLDEI
- a CDS encoding histidine kinase — translated: MNRRPISLALDGLGQTLWGRDAPPGRPLPARWPTLAPYAAPVGLLAALGLFLITLTVETEWGLPTPIAVLFAAMTVAPLLALPRRPLLAWRLMVLALLICTFDAPADQDWPWTPPLALGSIAVLAVVVARVDRPVLAWVVLISTVPVLTMVHPDNRVPVLLLLGALAIVGDLVRRNRLSRHELAAQTERNEREQERRAVLEERTRIARELHDVVAHHMSLIAVQAETAPYRLTDVPAPTAAEFVAIAASARDALTDMRRLLGVLRSETTGPETAPQPDLSDLGAMVDAARRAGLPVTLDAGPADDGRVPAPVGLAAYRIVQEGLANAARHATGAAVRVTVRVGPSRLEVRVENSPADARPTVDGGPGHGLTGMRERATSLGGTFTAGPLPDGGYAVAAELPYDAEGADR
- a CDS encoding ferrochelatase, encoding MSYDAVVLVSFGGPERPEDVMPFLQNVTRGRGVPPERLAEVAEHYQHFGGVSPINQQNRDLLAAIRADFAANGLDLPVYWGNRNWDPMLADTVTRMRDDGITRALAFVTSAYGGYSSCRQYQEDIAAARAAVGPDAPVIEKLRQFWDHPGFVEPHVDAVRAALGRLDPAKRDTTRLVFTAHSIPTSMAANAGPHGGRYEAQLRETARLVAQAAAPDLEYDLVWQSRSGPPQVPWLEPDVNDHLATLAQGGTTGVVVSPIGFVSDHLEVVWDLDTEALETAKQLGLDFVRAATPGVDPRFVSMVRELVTERTDPDGTHLRRRLGELPMWDTCPTVCCVPTRRPTPAGGTDA